One Legionella hackeliae DNA segment encodes these proteins:
- a CDS encoding fatty acyl-AMP ligase — translation MSASNQFTNVVELFRHRTQDFPDSYLYYFSDTGLQKNNRAYTYAELEKKIITTAALIQEYTSPGDRVLMIFAPGLDYMIAFWACLYAGVLAVPAYPPFNKNTVEKIQAILENAQPVAILSNTNIISSIKRLGLLKKMADNGLIKKLLQQFASKTNDLLAWDFKHFHWLDINQINGFSGQWKPINTKLDDLAYLQYTSGSTAMPKGVMVSHANILSNVELIHQAIGKTSGERMVSWLPPYHDMGLISSLFFPVYCRYAVMMMSPISFLRDPSLWLKAISEFKGSISGGPNFSYELCEKKINEKDLESGFDLSHWRVAFNGAEPIRHSTLENFAKKFSPFGFKKKAYYPLYGLAESTVFVSGEKGNKAAAPCYLFAEKESLKGNKITIAKTEEDKQVLVGCGKPKVPLVIVSESPRRRVCEEGEIGEIWISGSSITKGYWGKEQETKECYFARLEEDPLDYLRTGDLGLLLNGNLYITGRIKDLIIINGKNYYPHDIELIVEGSDKAIRLGCTAVFAVNGNDKEEVAVVTELKLNNAATYEEIAQKIYEQIHLNFSIPVQVITFIPPKTIPKTTSGKLRRGYIRAALEANELDVLFKWSPKGVL, via the coding sequence ATGAGCGCTAGTAATCAATTTACAAATGTAGTGGAGTTGTTTCGGCACCGTACACAAGATTTTCCTGACAGTTACTTATATTATTTTTCAGATACAGGTTTGCAAAAAAATAATCGTGCTTATACCTATGCCGAATTAGAGAAAAAAATCATAACCACGGCGGCACTCATTCAGGAATACACCTCTCCTGGTGATAGAGTGCTCATGATTTTTGCACCTGGTCTTGATTACATGATTGCATTTTGGGCCTGTTTATATGCGGGTGTGTTGGCTGTTCCTGCCTATCCACCATTCAATAAAAATACAGTAGAAAAAATCCAGGCCATTCTTGAAAATGCACAACCTGTAGCTATTCTTTCCAATACAAACATCATTAGTAGTATCAAACGGTTAGGATTACTAAAAAAGATGGCGGATAATGGTTTAATTAAAAAATTACTACAACAATTTGCCAGTAAGACCAATGATCTTTTAGCGTGGGATTTTAAACATTTTCACTGGCTTGATATCAATCAAATTAATGGTTTTTCTGGTCAATGGAAACCAATAAATACTAAATTGGATGATCTTGCCTATCTCCAATATACCTCAGGTTCAACTGCAATGCCTAAAGGGGTAATGGTAAGTCATGCGAACATTTTATCGAATGTAGAATTAATACATCAAGCGATAGGGAAAACTTCTGGTGAACGCATGGTGTCCTGGTTGCCTCCTTATCATGACATGGGACTAATCAGTAGTTTATTTTTTCCAGTATATTGTCGGTATGCTGTTATGATGATGTCCCCTATTTCTTTCCTGCGTGATCCTTCGTTATGGTTAAAGGCCATTTCTGAGTTTAAGGGATCAATAAGTGGTGGTCCAAATTTTTCCTACGAGTTATGCGAAAAAAAGATCAATGAAAAGGATTTAGAATCCGGATTTGATTTAAGTCATTGGCGCGTTGCATTCAATGGAGCCGAGCCTATTCGTCATAGTACCCTGGAAAATTTTGCTAAAAAATTTTCTCCTTTTGGATTTAAAAAAAAGGCGTATTACCCTCTTTATGGACTTGCAGAGTCTACAGTGTTCGTTAGTGGTGAAAAAGGAAATAAAGCAGCAGCTCCTTGTTATTTGTTTGCTGAAAAAGAAAGTCTTAAGGGAAATAAAATAACCATTGCCAAAACAGAGGAAGACAAACAAGTATTGGTAGGCTGTGGCAAGCCAAAAGTACCACTTGTTATTGTTTCTGAATCGCCACGTAGAAGAGTCTGTGAGGAAGGTGAAATAGGTGAAATTTGGATAAGTGGCTCTAGTATCACCAAAGGTTATTGGGGCAAAGAGCAAGAAACTAAAGAGTGTTATTTTGCCAGATTAGAAGAAGATCCTTTGGATTATTTAAGAACCGGTGATTTAGGCTTACTGTTAAATGGAAATTTATACATTACCGGCCGCATCAAAGATTTAATTATCATTAACGGTAAAAATTACTATCCTCATGATATTGAATTAATTGTCGAGGGAAGTGACAAGGCAATTCGTTTGGGATGCACTGCGGTGTTTGCTGTTAATGGTAATGATAAAGAAGAGGTGGCTGTAGTTACTGAGTTGAAACTCAACAATGCAGCAACCTATGAGGAAATTGCTCAAAAAATTTATGAACAGATTCATTTAAATTTTAGTATTCCTGTACAAGTTATTACGTTTATTCCGCCTAAAACTATCCCTAAAACGACTAGTGGTAAATTAAGAAGAGGTTATATCAGAGCGGCTCTTGAGGCCAATGAGCTGGATGTGTTATTTAAGTGGAGTCCTAAAGGTGTACTATGA
- the rho gene encoding transcription termination factor Rho, whose product MNLSELKQLPIADLVNIAQDMGAENTSRMRKQDILFAILKAHSHKGEDILGGGVLEVLTDGFGFLRSEDGSYQAGPDDIYVSPSQIRRFGLRTGDTITGKIRPPKDNERYFALLKVDQINYDSPESAKRKILFENLTPLFASERLVMEQGNGSTEDLTARVVDLCAPFGRGQRGLIVSPPKAGKTLMLQNIAHSIEKNYPECYLIVLLIDERPEEVTEMQRSVKGEVVASTFDEPANRHVQVAEMVIEKAKRLVEHKRDVVVLLDSITRLARAYNTVVPSSGKVLTGGVDANALQRPKRLYGAARNIEEGGSLTIIATALVDTGSKMDEVIYEEFKGTGNMEIHLSRNIAERRVFPAININRSGTRREDLLLTPEELHRTWILRKILQSMDECDAIEFLIERMKNHKTNAEFFEAMKRQE is encoded by the coding sequence ATGAATCTTAGTGAACTTAAGCAATTACCCATTGCCGATCTTGTCAATATCGCACAGGACATGGGGGCTGAAAATACCTCCCGTATGCGTAAACAAGATATTCTTTTTGCTATTCTTAAAGCGCATTCCCATAAAGGCGAAGATATTCTTGGCGGTGGTGTCTTAGAAGTATTAACTGACGGTTTTGGTTTTTTACGCTCTGAGGATGGTTCTTATCAGGCAGGCCCTGATGATATTTATGTTTCGCCAAGTCAAATCAGACGGTTTGGGTTACGCACGGGCGATACGATTACAGGTAAGATTCGCCCCCCTAAAGATAACGAGCGCTATTTTGCGTTACTGAAAGTTGATCAGATTAATTATGATTCACCTGAAAGTGCTAAGCGCAAGATATTATTCGAAAACCTTACTCCTTTATTTGCTTCAGAGCGCTTGGTAATGGAGCAAGGCAATGGAAGTACAGAGGATTTAACTGCTCGTGTTGTCGATTTGTGTGCTCCCTTTGGACGTGGCCAACGTGGTCTTATCGTTTCTCCTCCCAAGGCTGGTAAGACATTAATGCTGCAAAATATTGCACATTCCATCGAAAAAAATTATCCCGAATGTTACCTCATCGTTCTATTGATTGACGAACGTCCTGAAGAAGTAACAGAAATGCAACGCTCTGTAAAAGGCGAAGTAGTTGCAAGTACGTTTGATGAACCAGCGAATCGCCATGTCCAGGTTGCGGAAATGGTCATTGAAAAAGCGAAAAGATTGGTTGAGCACAAACGCGATGTGGTAGTGCTTCTCGATTCTATCACTCGTTTGGCTCGTGCATACAACACCGTCGTTCCTTCTTCTGGTAAGGTACTGACCGGGGGTGTTGACGCCAATGCCTTGCAAAGACCAAAACGACTTTATGGAGCCGCTCGTAACATTGAAGAAGGTGGTAGCTTAACCATTATTGCTACCGCATTAGTGGACACAGGCTCTAAAATGGACGAAGTAATTTACGAAGAGTTTAAGGGAACAGGTAACATGGAAATCCACTTAAGCCGTAATATTGCTGAACGTCGAGTATTCCCTGCTATTAACATTAATCGTTCTGGTACCCGCCGTGAAGATCTTCTGTTAACACCCGAGGAATTGCATCGTACTTGGATTTTACGCAAGATTCTGCAATCCATGGATGAATGCGATGCGATTGAGTTCTTAATTGAGCGCATGAAAAATCACAAGACCAATGCTGAGTTTTTTGAGGCCATGAAACGCCAAGAATAA
- the trxA gene encoding thioredoxin yields the protein MSANIKMVTDTSFEQDVLNSGKPVLVDFWAEWCGPCRALTPIFEEVAASHGDNLVFAKINIDENPQTPSKYGVMSIPTLILFKNGQVEAVKMGLLTKSQLNAFVESNV from the coding sequence ATGAGCGCGAATATTAAAATGGTTACAGATACCAGTTTTGAACAGGACGTATTGAATTCTGGCAAACCAGTATTAGTTGACTTCTGGGCTGAATGGTGTGGTCCTTGCCGCGCGTTGACGCCCATTTTCGAAGAAGTGGCTGCAAGTCATGGTGACAACCTGGTTTTTGCAAAAATTAATATTGATGAGAATCCACAGACACCGTCTAAATACGGCGTGATGAGTATCCCTACCCTCATTTTATTTAAGAATGGTCAGGTTGAAGCTGTGAAAATGGGTTTACTTACCAAATCACAATTAAATGCCTTTGTTGAAAGTAATGTCTAA
- a CDS encoding 16S rRNA (uracil(1498)-N(3))-methyltransferase has translation MREIRIYQSGDYSPGQELELSSAAGQHVGVVLRMQPGDKITLFCGDNREFEAVITSVHKKKVMVAIVAQHFVNRESPQVIHLAQGISKGERMEIVIQKAVELGVTSITPLLTERSVVRLDEERMEKKIAQWQAIAIAACEQCGRNQVPKIEKALHLNHYLKRGSNALKFVLHPEMAKNWRDYEFHTQELILMIGPEGGFSEQEISEILSYNFNPLSLGPRILRTETAAIAALSVLQAVCGDL, from the coding sequence GTGAGAGAAATTCGTATATATCAATCCGGTGATTATTCTCCCGGTCAAGAACTGGAGCTGTCTTCGGCGGCAGGACAGCACGTTGGTGTGGTTCTACGCATGCAGCCTGGCGATAAAATTACCCTATTTTGTGGTGATAACCGCGAATTTGAAGCCGTCATTACCTCTGTTCATAAGAAAAAAGTAATGGTTGCAATTGTAGCGCAGCATTTTGTTAATCGAGAATCACCGCAGGTAATCCATTTAGCGCAGGGAATTTCCAAAGGCGAACGAATGGAAATCGTTATTCAAAAAGCAGTGGAATTAGGGGTAACTAGCATCACGCCCCTGCTAACTGAGCGCTCTGTCGTTAGACTTGATGAAGAGCGGATGGAAAAAAAAATAGCCCAATGGCAAGCGATTGCCATAGCCGCTTGTGAACAATGCGGCCGTAATCAAGTCCCTAAAATAGAAAAGGCTCTCCATTTAAATCACTACCTTAAACGCGGTTCTAATGCCTTAAAATTTGTTCTTCATCCTGAGATGGCGAAAAATTGGCGTGATTATGAATTTCACACTCAGGAGCTCATTTTAATGATTGGTCCTGAAGGTGGTTTTAGTGAACAGGAGATTAGTGAAATTTTATCTTATAATTTCAATCCATTAAGTTTGGGTCCAAGGATTTTGCGGACAGAAACAGCGGCAATTGCGGCCCTGAGCGTGTTGCAAGCAGTTTGCGGTGATCTATAA
- the fumC gene encoding class II fumarate hydratase, whose amino-acid sequence MSTTRIETDSMGEIAVAADKYWGAQTERSLHHFNIGHDIMPREVTHAFGILKKAAALTNLELDKLPKDKADLIIKAAEEVQQGKLDEHFPLHVWQTGSGTQSNMNANEVISNRAIEMAGGVRGSKTPIHPNDHVNMSQSSNDTFPTAMHIAAALAFKNKLLPAVRNLRDVLAAKADEFKSIVKIGRTHLQDAVPLTLGQEFSGYVAQLDACIHRIEAVLPELYELALGGTAVGTGLNTHPKFAVAAAKHIADITKLPFVSAPNKFAALASHEPLVMAHSTLKTLACALMKIANDVRWLGSGPRCGIGELILPENEPGSSIMPGKVNPTQCEAMTMVAAQVIGNDTTVAIADSQGNFELNVFKPVIIFNVLHSLNLLADTCHSFQVFCAEGLEANREKIDYNLQHSLMLVTALNQHIGYDKAAKIAKTAHHENISLQEAAVKLGFLTAEQFKQYVKPEEMVYPG is encoded by the coding sequence ATGAGCACTACGCGTATAGAAACTGACAGCATGGGAGAAATTGCTGTCGCTGCTGACAAATATTGGGGCGCACAAACAGAACGCTCTCTACATCATTTTAATATTGGTCACGATATTATGCCGCGTGAAGTTACTCATGCTTTCGGAATTTTAAAAAAAGCTGCGGCATTAACCAATTTGGAACTAGACAAATTACCCAAAGATAAAGCGGATTTAATTATAAAAGCTGCCGAAGAAGTGCAACAGGGTAAATTAGATGAGCATTTTCCATTACATGTTTGGCAAACCGGTAGCGGTACTCAATCGAATATGAATGCGAATGAAGTAATCTCTAATCGCGCCATAGAGATGGCTGGTGGCGTTCGTGGAAGCAAAACACCCATTCACCCCAATGACCATGTCAATATGTCACAATCGTCTAACGACACCTTCCCAACCGCCATGCATATTGCTGCAGCACTTGCTTTTAAGAACAAATTATTACCTGCCGTTCGTAATTTGCGTGATGTTTTGGCAGCCAAAGCAGACGAATTCAAAAGCATTGTAAAAATTGGCCGTACCCATTTACAAGACGCCGTTCCCTTAACATTAGGCCAAGAGTTCTCCGGTTACGTCGCGCAGTTAGATGCTTGTATTCATCGTATTGAAGCCGTTTTACCAGAGCTGTATGAATTAGCCTTAGGGGGCACTGCAGTAGGAACAGGTTTAAATACCCATCCTAAATTCGCTGTTGCTGCGGCAAAACATATTGCAGATATTACGAAGCTTCCTTTTGTTTCTGCGCCCAACAAATTTGCAGCGCTTGCTTCACATGAACCCTTAGTAATGGCTCATAGCACTTTAAAGACTTTAGCGTGTGCGCTTATGAAAATTGCAAATGATGTGCGTTGGCTCGGTTCAGGTCCTCGTTGTGGTATTGGTGAATTAATTTTACCTGAGAATGAACCTGGCTCTTCAATTATGCCAGGCAAGGTCAACCCGACCCAGTGTGAAGCCATGACAATGGTTGCCGCTCAAGTTATTGGCAATGATACTACCGTTGCCATAGCCGACAGCCAGGGCAATTTTGAATTAAATGTATTTAAGCCTGTTATCATTTTTAACGTATTACATTCTTTAAATTTATTGGCTGATACTTGCCATTCTTTCCAGGTATTTTGTGCGGAAGGCCTGGAAGCGAACCGCGAGAAAATTGATTACAATCTTCAACATTCACTAATGCTAGTCACCGCTTTAAACCAACATATTGGTTATGATAAAGCAGCAAAAATCGCTAAAACGGCCCACCATGAAAATATTTCTTTACAAGAAGCTGCTGTAAAACTTGGTTTTCTAACAGCTGAGCAATTCAAACAATACGTAAAACCTGAAGAGATGGTTTATCCTGGTTAA
- a CDS encoding glycerophosphodiester phosphodiesterase, with translation MKMLDFLQKCIDYYFAFIPRKQPVQSTFENARLIAHRGAHDRNKHIVENTDAAFTQALLYKCWGIEFDIHETADHRLVVNHDPTLKRLWGQDVAIAELTFQELRRQVPQIPSLEEVVKRYGKRMHLFIELKAPFAAEAQLAKVLQPLTPCENYHLLSLDEAIFASLSQFPKQSLLLVAEHNNVKQFCELSLKNEYGGVLGHYLLMTKNILKQLQEGENQAVGVGMVDSKFSLYRELNRGVPWLFSNDVAKLSRCLKALKEPRK, from the coding sequence ATGAAAATGCTAGATTTTTTACAAAAATGTATTGATTATTATTTTGCGTTTATACCCAGAAAGCAGCCCGTGCAATCGACGTTTGAAAACGCACGGCTTATTGCTCATCGAGGTGCACATGACAGGAATAAGCACATTGTTGAGAACACGGATGCCGCGTTTACTCAGGCATTACTATATAAATGTTGGGGAATTGAATTTGATATCCACGAAACAGCTGATCACCGATTAGTAGTTAATCATGATCCCACGTTGAAACGGTTATGGGGGCAAGATGTAGCCATCGCCGAGCTGACATTTCAGGAACTACGTCGCCAGGTTCCGCAAATACCCAGTTTAGAGGAAGTGGTTAAACGCTATGGAAAGCGCATGCATTTATTTATTGAGCTCAAAGCACCTTTTGCGGCAGAAGCTCAGTTAGCTAAGGTATTGCAACCGCTTACACCCTGTGAAAATTACCATTTGCTGAGTCTTGACGAGGCGATTTTTGCTTCTCTGTCACAATTTCCGAAACAATCGCTGTTACTTGTTGCTGAACATAATAACGTGAAACAGTTTTGTGAGCTAAGTCTTAAAAACGAGTATGGTGGTGTTCTTGGGCATTATTTATTGATGACAAAGAATATACTAAAGCAGCTGCAAGAAGGTGAGAATCAAGCCGTAGGTGTGGGTATGGTAGATTCAAAATTTAGTTTATATCGAGAGCTGAATCGTGGTGTTCCCTGGTTATTTAGTAACGATGTTGCGAAACTTAGTCGTTGTCTTAAAGCGTTGAAAGAGCCGAGGAAGTAA
- the asd gene encoding archaetidylserine decarboxylase (Phosphatidylserine decarboxylase is synthesized as a single chain precursor. Generation of the pyruvoyl active site from a Ser is coupled to cleavage of a Gly-Ser bond between the larger (beta) and smaller (alpha chains). It is an integral membrane protein.): MLNDYIKTLPQFIIPKQLLTRLSGLLANVRSPAIKNLLIRRFIQQFCVDMQEAKEQNPEKYGSFNEFFIRHLKEECRPLAEADIVSPVDGFISEIGIIKQGQILQAKGRYYTVEQLLACLPTLSDQFINGCFATLYLSPKDYHRIHMPIDATLREMIYVPGKLFSVQPAVARIVPHLFARNERLVIFFDTKVGLMAMVLVGAAIVGAIGTKWHGDLKRSRKIQHFSYADLEQKNIFMMQGEEMGYFKLGSTVVLLFANGEKVHWMNSLVAGQSIHYGQAFGKITD, encoded by the coding sequence ATGCTTAACGACTATATAAAAACACTACCGCAGTTCATTATTCCTAAACAGTTGCTAACTAGGCTTTCGGGTCTACTTGCTAATGTCCGCTCACCCGCAATTAAAAATTTACTGATTCGTCGTTTTATTCAACAATTTTGTGTGGATATGCAGGAAGCCAAAGAGCAAAACCCGGAAAAGTATGGTTCATTTAATGAGTTCTTTATTCGTCATCTAAAAGAAGAATGTCGACCCTTGGCTGAGGCGGATATTGTGTCACCGGTGGATGGTTTTATTAGTGAAATTGGAATAATAAAGCAAGGGCAGATTTTACAGGCCAAAGGTCGTTATTATACGGTGGAACAATTATTAGCCTGTCTACCTACCTTGAGTGACCAATTTATCAATGGTTGCTTTGCCACACTTTATTTATCGCCTAAAGATTATCATCGTATTCATATGCCCATCGATGCGACCTTAAGAGAAATGATTTACGTGCCGGGCAAGTTATTTTCTGTGCAACCTGCAGTCGCTCGCATTGTTCCTCATTTATTTGCTCGCAATGAAAGGCTGGTTATTTTTTTTGATACCAAAGTGGGACTTATGGCAATGGTATTAGTGGGTGCTGCAATCGTCGGCGCTATTGGAACTAAATGGCATGGTGATTTAAAGCGTTCACGTAAAATACAGCATTTTAGTTATGCTGATCTTGAGCAAAAAAATATCTTCATGATGCAAGGCGAAGAAATGGGCTATTTTAAATTAGGCTCAACCGTTGTACTTTTATTTGCAAACGGAGAAAAAGTTCATTGGATGAATAGTTTAGTTGCTGGTCAAAGTATCCATTATGGACAAGCTTTTGGTAAGATAACTGATTAA